A genome region from Rhizobacter sp. includes the following:
- a CDS encoding HNH endonuclease: protein MHPHHSHVLQLDIQGTPQAWISLEHAALHVATGSVAWVDGDGPLATLRGGFNVQRGRQSIIDVHPIIALRGASKVNLFDVVPAFSKGKLFRRDRLTCAYCGQRFNERDLQCEHIVPESRGGGWTWMNLVTACGGCNGRKADRTPDEAGMPLVYLPYVPSRFEDFLLEGRHIRADVHEWLAARLPKGSRLN, encoded by the coding sequence ATGCACCCTCACCACAGCCATGTGCTGCAACTCGACATCCAGGGCACGCCGCAGGCGTGGATCTCGCTCGAGCACGCGGCTCTGCACGTGGCCACGGGATCTGTGGCGTGGGTCGATGGCGATGGCCCGCTGGCGACCCTGCGTGGTGGCTTCAATGTCCAGCGTGGCCGGCAGTCGATCATCGATGTGCACCCGATCATCGCGCTGCGCGGCGCGTCCAAGGTCAATCTGTTCGACGTGGTTCCGGCGTTCAGCAAGGGCAAGCTGTTCCGGCGTGACCGGCTGACCTGCGCGTACTGTGGCCAGCGCTTCAACGAGCGTGACCTGCAGTGCGAACACATCGTGCCGGAGTCGCGCGGTGGCGGCTGGACCTGGATGAACCTGGTCACGGCCTGCGGTGGATGCAATGGACGCAAGGCCGACCGGACGCCGGACGAAGCAGGCATGCCGCTGGTGTACCTCCCGTACGTGCCGAGCCGATTCGAGGACTTCCTGCTCGAAGGCCGGCACATCCGGGCAGACGTGCACGAGTGGCTCGCGGCGAGGCTGCCGAAGGGCTCGCGCCTGAACTGA
- a CDS encoding transposase gives MTSESGKTRRRYGTQFKAMVLAQCEEPGASVAQVAMAHGINDNVVHRWRQLARQRQGAPLVAVAAADRPAPAEFVPLALPAPAASEVKTEVRLEIRRAAVTVSVAWPEHALGDLAGFVRELLK, from the coding sequence ATGACAAGCGAGAGCGGCAAGACCCGGCGTCGCTACGGCACGCAGTTCAAGGCGATGGTGCTGGCGCAATGTGAGGAGCCTGGGGCCTCCGTAGCGCAGGTGGCGATGGCGCACGGTATCAACGACAACGTGGTGCACCGCTGGCGGCAGTTGGCTCGGCAACGCCAGGGAGCGCCGCTGGTCGCTGTAGCTGCGGCCGACCGTCCCGCTCCTGCCGAGTTCGTACCGCTTGCGTTGCCAGCGCCTGCCGCATCTGAGGTGAAGACCGAAGTCCGCCTGGAGATCCGACGCGCAGCCGTGACGGTGAGCGTAGCCTGGCCCGAGCACGCGCTGGGTGACCTGGCCGGCTTCGTTCGCGAGCTGCTGAAGTGA
- the tnpB gene encoding IS66 family insertion sequence element accessory protein TnpB, with protein sequence MIRVDAVWLAVQPMDMRLGTEAALSRVVGAFGAAHPHHAYLFANRRANRMKVLVHDGIGVWLAARRLNAGKFVWPVDGASTLNLTRAQFDALVLGLPWQRLGEAGIIRVI encoded by the coding sequence GTGATCCGTGTCGACGCCGTGTGGCTGGCGGTGCAACCCATGGACATGCGGCTGGGAACGGAGGCCGCGTTGTCGCGCGTGGTCGGTGCCTTCGGCGCGGCGCATCCTCACCACGCCTACCTCTTCGCCAACCGCCGCGCCAACCGCATGAAGGTCCTCGTGCACGACGGCATCGGCGTGTGGCTGGCCGCCAGAAGGCTCAACGCCGGCAAGTTCGTGTGGCCGGTTGACGGCGCGAGCACCCTGAACCTGACCCGCGCGCAGTTCGACGCACTGGTGCTCGGCCTGCCCTGGCAGCGCCTGGGCGAGGCTGGCATCATCCGCGTGATCTGA
- a CDS encoding IS66 family transposase, which yields MISAEQLDALDPQTRQAMLTLLAEIRAKDELIAQRDRDAAFKQALIDKLTHENAILKRLKFAATSERFASTLSPEQKSLLEETLDSDLAELDQELKRERGQAGDKDKTEKKTPKRAPLPPHLPRRDVAHEPADTTCGCGQPMQRIGEDVAEKLDYQPGVFTVERHVRGKWACRCCEKIVQAPVPAHVIDKGIPTAGLLAHLLVAKFLDHLPLYRQEHIFERAGHLIARSSLAQWVGECGAQLQPLVQALANELRRHVVLHADETPVAMLKPQHLRDGKTHRAYIWSYCTPSTNPVKAVVFEFSESRSGENVREFLRLDTPSAWQGTLVTDGFSGYSACFEKGVTSAQCMAHARRKFNDLWANHRSEVGHQALRYHQSLFRIEREIETLPSNERRRIRQRKSRRVLAVFHRWLLAQRQLVPTGSATMKAIDYSLKRWKELTRFVDDGDVPISNNWVENHIRPIALGRANWLFAGSLRAGKRAAAIMSLLHSARINGHDPYAYLKDVLERLPTHPASRIEELLPHRWSAAS from the coding sequence ATGATCAGCGCAGAGCAGCTGGACGCCCTGGATCCGCAGACGCGGCAGGCGATGCTGACGCTGCTGGCCGAGATCCGAGCCAAGGACGAGCTGATCGCGCAGCGTGACCGCGACGCCGCCTTCAAGCAGGCGCTGATCGACAAGCTCACGCACGAGAACGCGATCCTCAAGCGGCTGAAGTTCGCCGCCACCAGCGAGCGCTTCGCCAGCACGCTGTCACCCGAGCAGAAGAGCCTGCTCGAAGAGACGCTGGACAGCGACCTGGCTGAACTGGACCAAGAACTCAAGCGCGAGCGCGGCCAGGCAGGCGACAAGGACAAGACCGAGAAGAAGACGCCCAAGCGCGCGCCGCTGCCGCCGCACCTGCCGCGCCGCGACGTCGCCCACGAACCGGCGGACACGACCTGCGGCTGCGGGCAGCCGATGCAGCGCATTGGCGAGGACGTGGCCGAGAAGCTGGACTACCAGCCCGGCGTCTTCACCGTCGAGCGCCACGTGCGCGGCAAGTGGGCGTGCCGGTGCTGCGAGAAGATCGTGCAGGCGCCGGTGCCAGCGCACGTCATCGACAAGGGCATCCCGACCGCTGGCCTGCTGGCCCACCTGCTGGTGGCCAAGTTCCTCGATCACCTGCCGCTGTACCGTCAGGAACACATCTTCGAGCGGGCCGGTCACCTGATAGCCCGATCAAGCCTGGCGCAGTGGGTCGGCGAGTGCGGAGCGCAGCTACAGCCGCTGGTGCAGGCGCTGGCCAACGAGCTGCGGCGCCACGTCGTGCTGCACGCCGACGAGACGCCGGTGGCGATGCTCAAGCCGCAGCACCTGCGCGACGGCAAGACGCACCGGGCCTACATCTGGTCGTACTGCACCCCGAGCACGAACCCGGTCAAGGCGGTCGTGTTCGAGTTCAGCGAAAGCCGCAGTGGGGAGAACGTGCGCGAGTTCCTGCGCCTGGACACGCCCTCCGCCTGGCAAGGCACGCTGGTCACCGACGGGTTCAGCGGCTACAGCGCCTGCTTCGAGAAGGGTGTGACCTCGGCCCAGTGCATGGCGCACGCCCGCAGGAAGTTCAACGACCTGTGGGCCAACCACCGCAGCGAGGTTGGCCACCAGGCGCTGCGGTACCACCAGAGCTTGTTCCGCATCGAACGCGAGATCGAGACACTGCCCAGCAACGAGCGAAGACGGATCCGGCAGCGCAAGTCACGACGAGTGCTCGCCGTCTTCCATCGCTGGTTGCTAGCCCAGCGGCAACTGGTGCCGACCGGGTCGGCCACGATGAAAGCCATCGACTACAGCCTCAAGCGCTGGAAGGAGCTCACTCGCTTCGTCGACGACGGCGACGTGCCGATCTCGAACAACTGGGTCGAGAACCACATCAGGCCGATTGCCCTCGGGAGGGCGAACTGGCTGTTCGCCGGCAGCCTGCGCGCTGGCAAACGGGCCGCGGCGATCATGAGCTTGCTGCACTCGGCCCGCATCAACGGGCACGACCCCTACGCGTACCTCAAGGATGTGCTCGAGCGGTTGCCGACGCATCCAGCCAGCCGCATCGAAGAGCTGCTGCCGCATCGCTGGTCGGCCGCTTCTTGA
- the rtcR gene encoding RNA repair transcriptional activator RtcR: MAKKTVVIGFLGTQLDSGQGAGRWEKWRPTVSLVQHEDTVVHRLELIYTPRHEALAQGVKHDIASVSPETEVRLVAMDIADPWDFGEMYGALYDWVRSYTFKPDTEQYWTHITTGTHVAQICMFLMVESRFIPGVLLQTAPPKKQTRAQPGTFALIDLDLSRYDVLAQRFEQEQRDALDFLKSGIATRNKGFNALIEEIERVAVRSKAPILLTGPTGAGKSHLARRMFELKKSRHQVKGEFVEVNCATLHGDGAASTLFGHKKGAFTGAAADRAGLLRTAHEGVLFLDEIGELGADEQAMLLKAVEEKRFFPMGSDREVSSDFQLIAGTNRDLRVDVAQGRFREDLYARINLWAYTLPGLAQRPEDLEPNIEHLLARAAAEIGRAVRFNAEAKAQYLSFAQSAEALWSGNFRDLSASVTRLATLADGGRISAAQVDAEVQRLRWLWQHTATGEAVTDGASLDGLLPAESLAELDLFDRVQLEAVVSVCRQARTLSEAGRKLFDRSRMQRTVVNDADRLRKYLQKHGLSWEAVSARP; the protein is encoded by the coding sequence ATGGCCAAGAAGACTGTCGTGATCGGCTTCCTCGGCACCCAGCTCGATTCCGGCCAGGGCGCGGGACGCTGGGAGAAGTGGCGCCCGACCGTTTCGCTGGTCCAACACGAAGACACGGTCGTTCACCGGCTCGAGTTGATCTACACGCCTCGGCACGAGGCGCTTGCGCAGGGCGTCAAGCACGACATCGCCTCGGTGTCGCCAGAGACCGAGGTCCGCCTTGTGGCGATGGACATCGCCGACCCTTGGGACTTTGGCGAGATGTATGGCGCGCTCTACGACTGGGTGCGCAGCTACACCTTCAAGCCCGACACGGAGCAGTACTGGACGCACATCACCACCGGTACGCACGTGGCTCAGATCTGCATGTTCCTGATGGTGGAGTCGCGCTTCATTCCGGGCGTGCTGCTGCAGACGGCCCCACCGAAGAAGCAGACCCGCGCGCAGCCAGGCACCTTCGCCCTCATCGACCTGGACCTGTCTCGCTACGACGTGCTGGCCCAGCGCTTCGAGCAGGAGCAGCGCGACGCGCTGGACTTCCTGAAGAGCGGGATCGCCACGCGCAACAAGGGCTTCAACGCCCTGATCGAAGAGATCGAGAGGGTGGCCGTGCGCTCGAAGGCGCCCATCCTGTTGACGGGGCCCACGGGCGCCGGCAAGTCGCACCTGGCGCGCCGGATGTTCGAGCTGAAGAAATCCCGGCACCAGGTGAAAGGCGAGTTCGTGGAGGTCAACTGCGCGACCCTCCACGGTGACGGGGCCGCGTCCACCCTGTTCGGCCACAAGAAGGGTGCGTTCACGGGCGCCGCTGCCGATCGCGCCGGGCTGTTGCGCACGGCGCATGAGGGCGTGCTGTTCCTCGACGAGATCGGGGAGCTCGGCGCCGACGAGCAGGCCATGCTGCTCAAGGCCGTCGAAGAGAAGCGGTTCTTTCCAATGGGCAGCGACCGAGAGGTGTCGAGCGACTTCCAGTTGATCGCAGGGACCAACCGGGACCTGCGGGTGGACGTAGCGCAGGGCCGTTTCCGCGAGGACCTCTACGCTCGCATCAACCTGTGGGCGTACACCCTGCCCGGACTGGCGCAACGGCCCGAGGATCTGGAGCCCAACATCGAGCATCTGCTGGCCCGTGCCGCGGCAGAGATCGGCCGCGCGGTGCGATTCAACGCCGAGGCCAAGGCCCAGTACCTAAGCTTCGCGCAGTCGGCCGAGGCGCTCTGGAGCGGCAACTTCCGCGACCTTTCGGCCAGCGTCACCCGACTGGCAACGCTCGCCGACGGTGGGCGGATTTCGGCCGCGCAGGTCGATGCCGAAGTGCAACGGCTGCGTTGGCTGTGGCAGCACACCGCCACCGGGGAGGCGGTCACCGATGGGGCCTCCCTCGACGGCCTGCTCCCTGCCGAATCGCTGGCGGAACTGGACCTCTTCGATCGCGTTCAGCTCGAAGCGGTCGTGAGTGTCTGCCGGCAAGCTCGAACCTTGTCCGAGGCCGGTCGCAAGCTGTTCGATCGGTCACGCATGCAACGCACGGTGGTCAACGATGCCGACCGCCTTAGAAAGTACCTGCAGAAGCACGGCTTGAGCTGGGAAGCCGTCAGCGCGCGACCGTAG
- a CDS encoding RNA-binding protein has protein sequence MVNTQLFQSLKGALLPDATARNHEQAPAYALSARYQLAQLAATGCLNQTFYASAESQLDTVRALAQTVDAEFVAKTAVYARQAGHMKDMPALLAATLAVRDVALLSQVFGRVVDNGKMLRNFVQIVRSGSMGRKSLGSRPKKLVQHWLLTASEKQLLNASVGNTPSLADVVKMVHPRPAEAWRAAWFARLIGKAVDEAALPPITQAFERFKRSAAGGVTCDVPDVPFQMLTALELSAAQWAQVARAGSWQMVRQNLNTFVRHGVFELDGMAEAIAAKLRDPKAVAQARVLPYQLLSAFKATGEGVPAVVRDALQDAMEAALANVSAFDGRVVVCPDVSGSMSSAVTGHRGSATSSVRCIDVAALVAAAVLRKNPAARVLPFEQEVVKLSLNARDSVMTNAQALAAIGGGGTNCSAPLALLNKERAKVDLVILVSDNESWVDATRRGATQTLREWEVLKKLNPQARLVCIDIQPHGTTQAAERHDIMNVGGFSDAVFAAMASFAEGKTEPEHWVGEIEKVSLAAQ, from the coding sequence ATGGTCAACACCCAACTCTTTCAGTCGCTGAAGGGCGCGCTGCTGCCCGATGCCACCGCCCGCAACCACGAGCAGGCACCGGCCTATGCCCTGAGCGCTCGCTACCAACTGGCACAGCTCGCTGCGACCGGTTGCCTGAACCAGACGTTCTACGCGAGCGCGGAGTCGCAGCTGGACACGGTGCGTGCTCTGGCGCAAACCGTGGACGCCGAGTTCGTGGCCAAGACGGCGGTCTACGCACGCCAGGCTGGCCACATGAAGGACATGCCGGCCCTGTTGGCCGCCACCCTCGCGGTGCGCGATGTGGCGCTGCTCAGCCAGGTGTTCGGCCGCGTGGTCGACAACGGCAAGATGCTGCGCAACTTCGTGCAGATCGTGCGCAGTGGCTCGATGGGTCGCAAGTCGCTGGGTTCGCGGCCGAAGAAGCTGGTTCAACACTGGCTGCTGACCGCCAGCGAGAAGCAGCTGCTGAACGCCTCGGTGGGCAACACGCCGTCGCTGGCCGACGTGGTGAAAATGGTTCACCCGAGGCCGGCGGAGGCCTGGCGCGCCGCGTGGTTCGCGCGGCTGATCGGCAAGGCCGTCGATGAGGCGGCGCTGCCGCCCATCACGCAGGCCTTCGAGCGCTTCAAGCGGAGCGCGGCCGGGGGCGTGACGTGCGACGTGCCCGACGTGCCGTTCCAGATGCTGACCGCGCTTGAGCTGAGCGCGGCGCAGTGGGCACAGGTCGCGCGGGCGGGTTCGTGGCAGATGGTGCGTCAGAACCTGAACACCTTCGTGCGTCACGGCGTGTTCGAGCTTGACGGCATGGCCGAAGCGATCGCAGCCAAGCTGCGTGACCCGAAGGCTGTTGCCCAGGCGCGTGTGCTGCCATACCAGTTGCTGTCGGCCTTCAAGGCGACGGGAGAAGGTGTGCCGGCGGTGGTCCGGGACGCGCTGCAGGACGCGATGGAAGCGGCACTGGCCAATGTGTCGGCGTTTGATGGCCGGGTAGTGGTGTGCCCCGACGTGTCGGGCTCGATGAGCTCGGCGGTGACGGGTCACCGCGGTTCGGCCACGTCGAGCGTGCGTTGCATCGATGTCGCGGCCCTGGTCGCGGCAGCGGTGTTGCGCAAGAACCCGGCGGCACGTGTTCTGCCGTTCGAGCAAGAGGTGGTGAAGCTGTCATTGAATGCCCGCGACTCGGTGATGACCAATGCGCAAGCCTTGGCCGCCATCGGCGGTGGTGGTACCAACTGCAGCGCGCCGCTCGCCTTGCTGAACAAGGAGCGCGCGAAGGTGGATCTGGTGATCCTCGTCTCGGACAACGAGTCGTGGGTCGATGCGACCCGCCGTGGTGCGACGCAGACGCTGCGCGAGTGGGAAGTGCTGAAGAAGCTCAACCCGCAGGCTCGCCTGGTGTGCATCGACATCCAGCCGCACGGCACGACGCAGGCGGCGGAGCGGCACGACATCATGAATGTTGGCGGCTTCTCGGATGCGGTGTTCGCGGCGATGGCCTCGTTCGCCGAGGGCAAGACGGAGCCGGAGCACTGGGTGGGCGAGATCGAGAAGGTCTCGCTGGCCGCGCAGTAG